One stretch of Vulgatibacter sp. DNA includes these proteins:
- the secY gene encoding preprotein translocase subunit SecY: MFRIQELRKRIIFTLSLLAVYRLGIFITTPGIDREAMQSFMQSQGGLLSLFNLFSGGAIEQASIFALGIMPYISASIIIQLLAVVIPALERLQKEGELGRRKITQYTRYGTIALAVVQGLGISFWLEGLGTAAQAGAGLAAPVVLEPGWGFRFMTVITLASGTAFIMWLGEQITERGIGNGISLVIFAGIVAGIPDAIFQTINWFSTDQIDAFSLLVIGVIILAAIAGVVFMERGQRRIPVQYAKRVVGRKTVGGQTTHLPLKVNASGVIPPIFASSILLFPATLAGWFPALKGFSDRLQIGGWEYNTLYVLLIVFFAFFYTAVTFNPVDVADNMKKHGGYIPGIRPGKKTADYIDRVLTRLTFGGAGYLAIVCVLPTILINTMNTPFAFGGTALLIVVGVALDTVQQIESHLITRHYEGFTGAHGPRIRGRRVAAR, translated from the coding sequence ATGTTCCGCATCCAGGAGCTGCGGAAGCGGATCATCTTCACGCTCTCGCTCCTCGCGGTCTACCGCCTCGGCATCTTCATCACCACCCCCGGCATCGACCGGGAGGCGATGCAGAGCTTCATGCAGTCGCAGGGCGGGCTGCTGTCTCTCTTCAACCTCTTCTCCGGTGGCGCGATCGAGCAGGCTTCGATCTTCGCCCTGGGGATCATGCCGTACATCTCCGCGAGCATCATCATCCAGCTCCTCGCGGTGGTGATCCCGGCCCTGGAGCGCCTCCAGAAGGAGGGCGAGCTCGGGCGGCGGAAGATCACCCAGTACACCCGCTACGGCACCATCGCCCTCGCCGTCGTGCAGGGCCTCGGCATCTCGTTCTGGCTCGAGGGCCTCGGCACCGCAGCACAGGCTGGCGCCGGCCTCGCCGCGCCCGTCGTGCTCGAGCCGGGCTGGGGCTTCCGGTTCATGACGGTGATCACCCTCGCTTCCGGCACCGCGTTCATCATGTGGCTGGGCGAGCAGATCACCGAGCGGGGCATCGGCAACGGCATCTCGCTGGTCATCTTCGCGGGCATCGTCGCCGGCATCCCGGACGCGATCTTCCAGACCATCAACTGGTTCAGCACCGATCAGATCGACGCCTTCTCGCTCCTCGTGATCGGCGTGATCATCCTCGCTGCCATCGCCGGCGTGGTCTTCATGGAGCGCGGCCAGCGCCGCATTCCGGTGCAGTACGCCAAGCGCGTGGTGGGGCGGAAGACCGTCGGTGGCCAGACCACCCACCTGCCGCTGAAGGTGAATGCATCGGGCGTGATTCCGCCCATCTTCGCCTCTTCGATCCTGCTCTTCCCTGCGACGCTCGCCGGTTGGTTCCCGGCGCTGAAGGGCTTCTCGGATCGCCTCCAGATCGGCGGCTGGGAGTACAACACCCTCTACGTTCTCCTCATCGTGTTCTTCGCCTTCTTCTACACCGCGGTGACGTTCAACCCGGTGGATGTGGCGGACAACATGAAGAAGCACGGCGGCTACATCCCGGGCATCCGTCCGGGCAAGAAGACCGCCGACTACATCGACCGGGTCCTTACCCGGCTGACCTTCGGCGGCGCCGGCTACCTGGCCATCGTCTGCGTGCTCCCCACCATTCTCATCAACACCATGAACACGCCCTTCGCCTTCGGTGGTACGGCGCTGCTCATCGTGGTGGGTGTGGCCCTGGATACGGTGCAGCAGATCGAGAGCCACCTGATCACCCGGCACTACGAGGGCTTCACCGGCGCTCATGGTCCCCGGATCCGCGGTCGTCGCGTCGCTGCCCGCTGA
- a CDS encoding adenylate kinase, which translates to MNLVFLGPAGSGKGTQAKKLEADFGVVQISTGDLLRDAVRMGTELGQQADPLMKQGKLVPDDLVVGIIEERFQRGGLEKGFLLDGFPRTLPQAEALDGMLERNGLKIDKVLSLEVPEELLYERITGRRSCPKCGTVYHVSNAPPKRMGFCDVEGEPLVQRSDDSPEKLANRLEVFRTEIPKVKEHYARMGLLAEIHGVGTPDGIYTEIRKALGR; encoded by the coding sequence ATGAATCTCGTCTTCCTCGGGCCCGCCGGTTCCGGCAAGGGCACGCAGGCCAAGAAGCTCGAAGCCGACTTCGGCGTGGTGCAGATCTCCACCGGCGATCTTCTCCGCGATGCGGTGCGCATGGGCACCGAGCTCGGCCAGCAGGCCGACCCGCTGATGAAGCAGGGCAAGCTGGTCCCGGACGACCTGGTGGTCGGCATCATCGAGGAGCGCTTCCAGCGCGGCGGCCTCGAGAAGGGCTTTCTCCTCGACGGCTTCCCCCGGACGCTGCCGCAGGCGGAGGCGCTCGACGGCATGCTCGAGCGCAACGGGCTGAAGATCGACAAGGTCCTCTCGCTCGAGGTCCCCGAGGAGCTGCTCTACGAGCGGATCACCGGGCGTCGCTCCTGCCCGAAGTGCGGCACGGTCTACCACGTCAGCAACGCGCCCCCGAAGCGCATGGGCTTCTGCGACGTGGAGGGCGAGCCGCTGGTGCAGCGCAGCGACGACAGCCCCGAGAAGCTGGCCAACCGCCTCGAGGTCTTCCGCACGGAGATCCCGAAGGTGAAGGAGCATTACGCGCGCATGGGCCTCCTCGCGGAGATCCACGGCGTGGGGACGCCCGACGGGATCTACACCGAGATCCGGAAGGCGCTGGGCAGGTAA